One genomic window of Mogibacterium diversum includes the following:
- the lspA gene encoding signal peptidase II: protein MMLVIIASGLLIIDQITKFAVRSRMEIGETLPVFRGVLDFTYVQNRGAAFSLFQNSQLITVILPVITMIAGVLFLLHLRKKKEKLAELGVLLIMSGGIGNLIDRTVMGFVTDMISVGSFPVFNVADICVTVGCAVLILWVIIGDRKDA from the coding sequence ATGATGCTGGTAATTATAGCGAGTGGGCTGCTGATTATAGATCAGATTACTAAATTCGCTGTGAGAAGCCGCATGGAGATTGGAGAAACGCTCCCCGTTTTCCGTGGCGTATTAGACTTTACATACGTCCAGAATCGGGGAGCTGCTTTTAGCTTATTCCAGAACTCGCAGCTTATCACAGTAATTTTGCCTGTAATAACAATGATAGCAGGGGTGCTATTCTTATTGCACCTGCGAAAGAAAAAAGAGAAGCTCGCAGAGCTTGGTGTGCTTCTGATAATGTCTGGAGGTATTGGGAATCTCATTGATAGAACTGTCATGGGTTTTGTGACGGATATGATTTCAGTGGGAAGCTTCCCTGTGTTTAATGTTGCTGATATCTGCGTGACGGTTGGATGTGCAGTTTTGATACTGTGGGTAATAATTGGAGACAGAAAAGATGCTTAA